One region of Polaribacter pectinis genomic DNA includes:
- a CDS encoding DUF6965 family protein yields MHQYKYIFEKGSKKHQCPACHKKRFVRYIDVQTQEYLPEIYGKCDREMNCSYHLNPYKNGYAKDNTIKNDFVYQTIKPTVKPKRVCIPKDVFYKTRKEYEINTFIQNLLNNIAFPFESEDIEKIIAQYHLGTITKGYRKDATTFPFIDIDNNVRAIQVKKFDKHNHTIGTDFLHSIIEKHYKRNKQQIPNWLKAYSKNETKVSCLFGEHLLSKHPLNPVALVEAPKTAMYGTLYFGFPNNPKNLLWLAVYNLSSLNINKCKSLKGRNVYLFPDLSKEGKAFNLWSNKVQKIQEQLENSFFKVSDLLEELAPNQDKEQGKDIADYLIKLNWQDFREKETKNITKVIPNKPNSISSKHSNNASTQTPSNSNKYLLDETFVFQEKQTVNWNKQIEELELFFKNIQLPKKEIKLNQCTKISNPNKFTTSHLATIKANNGNLIYFPYLVRLQELKVILKV; encoded by the coding sequence ATGCACCAATACAAATACATATTCGAAAAAGGTAGTAAAAAACACCAATGTCCTGCGTGTCATAAAAAACGCTTTGTAAGGTATATTGATGTTCAGACACAAGAATATCTTCCAGAAATTTATGGTAAATGCGACCGAGAAATGAATTGCAGTTATCATCTAAATCCCTATAAAAATGGATATGCAAAAGATAATACGATTAAGAATGATTTTGTCTATCAAACTATTAAACCAACAGTAAAACCAAAACGAGTATGTATTCCAAAGGATGTATTTTACAAAACAAGAAAAGAATATGAAATAAATACCTTTATACAAAATTTACTAAATAATATAGCATTCCCATTCGAGTCAGAAGATATAGAGAAAATCATAGCACAATATCATTTAGGCACAATAACAAAGGGTTATCGTAAAGACGCAACAACATTTCCATTTATTGATATAGATAATAATGTAAGGGCAATCCAAGTAAAGAAATTTGACAAACACAATCATACAATAGGAACAGATTTTTTACACTCAATAATAGAAAAACATTACAAACGTAATAAACAACAAATACCTAATTGGCTAAAGGCTTACAGTAAAAACGAAACTAAAGTTTCTTGTTTATTCGGAGAGCATCTATTAAGCAAACATCCTTTAAATCCTGTTGCATTAGTTGAAGCACCAAAAACAGCAATGTATGGCACGTTATATTTCGGTTTTCCTAACAATCCTAAAAATTTATTATGGTTAGCAGTGTATAATTTGAGTAGTTTAAATATTAATAAATGTAAATCATTAAAAGGTAGAAACGTGTATTTATTTCCAGATCTATCAAAAGAGGGTAAAGCATTTAATTTATGGTCTAATAAGGTACAGAAAATTCAAGAACAATTAGAAAATTCATTTTTTAAAGTTTCAGATTTATTGGAAGAACTTGCACCAAACCAAGATAAAGAACAAGGTAAAGATATTGCAGACTATCTCATAAAATTGAATTGGCAAGACTTTAGAGAAAAAGAAACAAAAAACATAACTAAAGTAATACCTAATAAACCCAATAGCATAAGTAGCAAACATTCTAATAATGCATCTACGCAAACACCTTCAAATAGCAATAAATATCTTTTGGATGAAACGTTTGTTTTTCAAGAAAAACAGACCGTTAATTGGAATAAACAAATAGAGGAATTAGAATTATTTTTTAAGAACATTCAATTACCTAAAAAAGAAATAAAACTAAATCAATGTACTAAAATTTCAAATCCCAATAAATTTACAACAAGTCATTTAGCAACTATTAAAGCGAATAATGGTAATCTTATATACTTTCCATATTTAGTGAGATTGCAAGAATTAAAAGTTATTTTAAAAGTATAG
- a CDS encoding DNA primase family protein: MKKAVSLKPEFESLEEPNTIIQHVKELTKREEVKHASILSKLLKEFKPIDFEKIANPSVHDNFKLSNKHYSIISIDTVLKIAKNNNWGLCKNHSFIYLYNGSYWNEIDKEAFQKFLGNASEIMGVPKFSAKYYKFKKELYEQFLATAYLEAKPTSADNVLINLKNGTFEINTKGTQLRPYNSNDFITYQLPFEYNPEAQAPLFKAYLNEVLPDIERQNVLAEYIGFVFIKHNSNRLKEEKALILYGTGANGKSVFFEVISALLGDENISNYSLQSLTNENGYFRAKLANKLVNYASEINGKLESSIFKQLVSGEPVEARLPYGEPFTLKQYAKLIFNCNELPKEVEQTNAYFRRFLIIPFDVTIPTEKQDKNLHNKIIEKELSGVFNWVLEGLNRLLAQKGFSNCRAAEEAVADYKKQSDSVKMFIDENDYTISPNQYTLIKEIYPRYRQYCTEDGFRPVSKVNFSKRLKNLKIIVDRVAGNKLAAFITNEIPY; this comes from the coding sequence ATGAAAAAAGCTGTATCACTAAAACCAGAATTTGAAAGTTTAGAAGAGCCTAATACTATTATTCAACACGTTAAGGAATTAACCAAAAGAGAAGAAGTTAAACACGCTAGTATATTGTCGAAATTATTAAAAGAATTTAAACCTATTGATTTTGAAAAAATAGCAAATCCAAGTGTTCACGATAATTTTAAACTTTCAAACAAACACTATTCAATTATTTCAATTGATACTGTATTAAAAATTGCTAAAAACAATAATTGGGGTTTATGTAAAAATCATAGTTTCATTTATTTATACAACGGTTCTTATTGGAATGAAATCGACAAAGAAGCATTTCAAAAGTTTTTAGGCAATGCATCAGAAATTATGGGAGTACCAAAATTTTCAGCAAAGTATTATAAATTCAAAAAAGAATTATACGAACAATTTTTGGCAACCGCTTACTTGGAAGCTAAACCAACATCAGCAGATAATGTTTTAATAAACTTAAAAAACGGAACATTTGAAATTAATACAAAAGGCACACAATTAAGGCCTTATAATTCAAATGATTTTATCACATATCAATTACCATTTGAATACAATCCAGAGGCGCAAGCACCTCTATTTAAAGCCTATTTAAACGAAGTGTTACCAGATATAGAGCGTCAAAATGTATTGGCAGAATATATAGGTTTTGTATTTATCAAACACAATAGTAATCGGTTAAAAGAAGAAAAAGCATTAATACTTTACGGTACAGGTGCTAATGGTAAATCTGTATTTTTTGAAGTGATAAGTGCCTTATTGGGTGATGAAAATATAAGTAACTATTCTTTGCAAAGTCTTACCAATGAAAACGGATATTTTAGAGCAAAGTTAGCGAACAAGTTAGTGAATTACGCATCCGAAATTAATGGAAAATTAGAGAGTTCAATATTCAAACAATTAGTTTCTGGTGAACCTGTAGAAGCGCGCTTACCTTATGGCGAACCATTTACATTGAAGCAATACGCAAAATTGATATTCAATTGTAACGAATTACCAAAAGAGGTAGAACAAACAAACGCATACTTCAGACGATTTTTAATTATTCCTTTTGATGTTACTATTCCGACTGAAAAACAAGATAAAAACCTACACAATAAAATCATAGAAAAAGAATTATCAGGTGTTTTTAATTGGGTTTTAGAGGGGTTAAATAGACTGTTAGCACAAAAAGGATTTTCTAATTGTAGAGCAGCAGAAGAAGCAGTTGCAGACTATAAAAAACAATCCGATAGCGTTAAAATGTTTATTGATGAAAACGATTATACTATTTCGCCAAACCAATACACGCTCATAAAGGAAATATATCCACGTTACAGACAATATTGTACGGAAGATGGTTTCAGACCTGTAAGTAAAGTTAATTTCTCTAAAAGACTAAAAAACTTAAAGATTATAGTGGATCGTGTTGCAGGTAACAAATTAGCAGCATTTATAACAAATGAAATTCCCTATTAA
- a CDS encoding helix-turn-helix domain-containing protein produces MEAIILSAQQYKELVNRLDVLNKKLEEKQKSPNDTFLDNQEFLQLMNISKRTAQSWRDEGKVSFSQIGSKIYYRMSDVQKLLDKNYKAAFSNKRKY; encoded by the coding sequence ATGGAAGCAATTATTTTAAGCGCACAACAGTACAAAGAATTAGTAAATCGTTTAGATGTTCTAAACAAGAAACTAGAAGAAAAACAGAAGTCACCTAACGACACGTTTTTAGACAATCAAGAATTTTTACAGCTAATGAATATTAGCAAAAGAACAGCACAATCCTGGAGAGATGAAGGTAAAGTTTCATTTTCACAAATAGGCTCAAAAATCTATTATAGAATGAGCGATGTACAGAAGCTTTTAGACAAAAACTACAAAGCAGCATTTTCTAACAAACGTAAATATTAA
- a CDS encoding site-specific integrase codes for MSSIKLILRNNKVDKAGEAPLYLRVIKDRKTKFISLSLKLKPNEWDEDKQKVKKNHSNSTRLNAYISQKVADAKGEIADLERRNQSTTARKLKEAIKGKPLTNFFDYSDNLCEKRKDTLAYSTYKNYKTYLKKFEKFVGHRELMFEDITVTTLKDFASYCSSTLGNNNTTINFSLKIMKIMFKEAQKEDLIPLDLFPFNKFTVKKEKSTKRYLSAEQFQEFMDLEVSNKDKAQIIKDMFIFSVFAGGLRFGDMLELKWKNYDKKNSKITKVIRKTNRQHSVRIGQKAVEILEKYHQKEQRQEDIIFPFANIDKTYFTDKEHRNLITGRAIALSNMYLRKMGTRLELPFNLSFHISRHTFATRALNNGMRIEHVSKLMDHSDIGITQVYAKIISSELDNAVDKYIN; via the coding sequence ATGTCTTCAATAAAACTAATTTTAAGAAATAACAAAGTAGATAAAGCAGGGGAAGCACCTCTTTATTTAAGAGTTATCAAAGACCGCAAAACTAAATTCATTTCGTTAAGCCTGAAATTAAAGCCAAATGAATGGGATGAAGATAAGCAAAAAGTAAAGAAGAATCACAGTAATTCAACAAGACTAAATGCTTACATTTCTCAAAAGGTAGCCGATGCAAAAGGTGAGATTGCAGACCTTGAACGAAGAAACCAATCTACAACTGCAAGAAAGCTAAAAGAGGCCATTAAGGGTAAACCATTAACGAACTTTTTTGACTACTCTGATAATCTTTGCGAAAAGCGAAAAGACACTTTAGCCTATTCAACCTATAAGAATTACAAAACTTATTTAAAGAAATTTGAAAAGTTTGTAGGACATAGAGAATTGATGTTTGAGGATATTACAGTTACAACCTTAAAGGATTTCGCATCCTATTGCAGTTCTACATTAGGCAATAATAATACAACCATAAATTTCTCTTTAAAGATTATGAAGATAATGTTTAAGGAAGCACAAAAAGAAGATTTAATACCTTTGGATTTATTTCCCTTTAATAAGTTCACAGTAAAAAAAGAAAAGAGTACAAAACGCTATTTATCTGCTGAACAGTTTCAGGAATTTATGGATTTAGAAGTTTCAAATAAAGACAAAGCACAAATTATAAAAGATATGTTTATTTTTTCAGTCTTTGCAGGTGGTTTAAGGTTTGGGGATATGCTAGAGCTAAAATGGAAAAATTACGATAAGAAAAACAGCAAAATCACAAAGGTAATCAGAAAAACAAACAGACAGCACAGCGTTAGAATAGGTCAAAAAGCTGTTGAGATATTAGAGAAGTATCACCAAAAAGAACAGAGGCAAGAAGATATAATTTTTCCTTTTGCAAATATTGATAAAACCTATTTTACAGATAAAGAGCATAGAAATTTAATAACTGGTAGAGCCATAGCATTAAGCAATATGTATTTGAGAAAAATGGGTACACGTTTAGAACTACCTTTCAATTTATCGTTTCACATAAGCAGACATACATTTGCTACCAGGGCATTAAACAACGGTATGCGTATAGAACACGTTTCAAAATTGATGGACCATTCAGATATTGGTATTACGCAAGTGTATGCAAAGATTATTAGTAGTGAGTTAGATAATGCAGTAGATAAATATATCAATTAG
- a CDS encoding tyrosine-type recombinase/integrase yields the protein MSLSFLLLRTVNATVNVFTMKMNYSEPKIYTGGVDISTWSKLTLQEKKKAMSKDWFVYFSFRNPETGKLVKQNFIKAGANKLKTKKDRYAFLKTMQQSLLELLQYGFNPYEDNSALEEAIFSDATQKSKNKATEKQQESNSKAIEQQQPTIKETNATSILSAFEFTLDLKANMMNKNSFVQYKSRIGLFEKWLKEKTYFDNPITFITKKIIIEYLNDVLKRTSARNRNNSRTDIASMFQLLEDNEIVKENFVRKIAVLKTVPKRNKTYTPKQEKDIYEYMKSEDPHLLLFVKFISYSILRPIEICRLKIADIDVIDKKIYVKAKNKPVQIKRLPTILLDSLPDLSLKDPKAFLFGRFEIGEDWDAEETNKRNEFSKRFKKIKEHFKLGTEFGMYSFKHTFITKMYNSYRNQGKSQHEARSMLMPITGHSTMVALEKYLRDIDAELPDDYSVLLRK from the coding sequence ATGTCTTTAAGTTTCTTACTTTTACGTACCGTAAACGCTACCGTAAACGTTTTTACCATGAAAATGAATTATTCAGAACCAAAAATCTACACAGGAGGAGTAGATATTTCCACTTGGTCAAAACTCACTTTACAAGAGAAAAAGAAAGCAATGTCTAAAGATTGGTTTGTTTATTTTTCATTTCGAAATCCAGAAACTGGAAAATTGGTAAAGCAAAATTTTATAAAAGCTGGCGCAAACAAATTAAAAACCAAGAAGGATCGTTATGCTTTTTTAAAGACGATGCAACAATCTTTGTTAGAATTGTTGCAATATGGTTTTAATCCCTATGAAGATAACAGTGCTTTGGAAGAAGCTATTTTTTCAGATGCCACACAGAAGAGCAAAAACAAAGCAACAGAAAAACAACAAGAAAGCAACAGTAAGGCAATAGAACAGCAACAGCCAACTATTAAAGAGACAAATGCTACGTCTATTTTAAGTGCTTTTGAATTCACTTTAGATTTAAAAGCAAATATGATGAACAAAAATTCTTTTGTTCAGTATAAGAGCAGGATAGGTCTTTTTGAGAAATGGTTAAAAGAGAAAACTTATTTCGATAATCCCATCACCTTTATAACAAAGAAAATAATTATTGAGTATCTAAATGATGTTTTAAAAAGAACGAGTGCAAGAAATCGCAATAATTCTAGAACAGATATTGCATCTATGTTTCAGCTTTTGGAAGATAATGAAATCGTAAAAGAAAATTTCGTACGTAAAATTGCTGTTTTGAAAACAGTACCAAAAAGAAATAAAACATACACCCCAAAACAAGAGAAAGATATTTACGAATATATGAAAAGTGAAGATCCACATTTATTACTATTTGTAAAATTTATTTCCTATAGCATATTAAGACCTATTGAGATATGTAGGTTAAAAATTGCTGACATTGATGTTATAGACAAGAAAATATACGTTAAAGCAAAGAACAAACCTGTACAAATTAAAAGACTGCCAACTATTTTATTGGATAGCCTACCAGATTTATCATTAAAAGACCCAAAAGCCTTCCTTTTTGGTAGATTTGAAATAGGAGAAGATTGGGATGCAGAAGAAACTAATAAAAGAAACGAATTTTCTAAACGCTTTAAAAAAATTAAAGAACACTTCAAGTTAGGTACGGAATTTGGAATGTATAGCTTTAAACATACTTTTATTACGAAGATGTATAACAGTTATAGGAATCAAGGTAAATCTCAACATGAAGCAAGGAGTATGTTGATGCCAATTACAGGACATTCAACAATGGTTGCATTAGAGAAGTATTTAAGAGATATAGATGCCGAGTTACCAGATGATTATTCAGTATTATTAAGAAAATAA
- a CDS encoding T9SS type A sorting domain-containing protein produces MLNKLDFLGAIASGEMANTTVLKEPLVFNNKLYYTISVGVNSTYSETNRGLNISSLVPNLVTELKLYDILGKIAMEKEVVNKTNTNFTISNSLKSGIYVVRLKSNNSVYTKKILIK; encoded by the coding sequence ATGCTCAACAAGTTAGATTTTTTAGGTGCAATTGCTAGTGGTGAAATGGCAAATACTACTGTTTTGAAAGAACCACTAGTATTTAATAATAAGTTATATTATACAATAAGTGTTGGTGTCAACTCTACATATTCTGAGACAAATAGAGGTTTAAATATTTCAAGTTTAGTGCCAAATTTAGTAACAGAGTTAAAATTATATGACATATTAGGGAAAATTGCTATGGAAAAAGAAGTTGTAAATAAAACAAACACAAATTTTACTATCTCCAATTCCTTAAAATCTGGAATTTATGTAGTAAGATTAAAGAGTAATAATTCAGTTTACACTAAAAAAATATTAATTAAATAA
- a CDS encoding T9SS type A sorting domain-containing protein, whose translation MKTRVLYAVIFFVFLSVDINSQDIRLVRDFLGNDNGAIGLNGDATGARDVLGFKAGNKLYTTFGSGGNVVRYLEIDESLNIDVVTQANTNAIKPRPTGEVFLYNSLNDKTIITGNNVGSGAINSRLFLNLPALGDNFQARTELTVNIDDWQNLYYEETGDIVFFSSARDTGFGRELYSITVINNANSIITRLTDVNNSTGNSDPENIIRPNNNQDVVLFSATDGTNRELYQTNYSLNTTVKVLYQGQPVRNTSEFVKVDGTSLFYFSGADSNGDRELYEYDTTANSGSGAITNKYNLGSVSNTNPSPTNITAFTFSGGVGNFLAMSGSPDNSGRSQLITFDISSKTSNSITLRTNGNANPRNFTFVNNKLYFVFEIANGNTHIGNSILGSSQVAGSGDGTNNISDLTVYNDNLYYVVSNTLRKIETSNDAVTTISYNSSSDISEVAGILGVQSYKILMTVKLASTGHFEMGAYADNFTTTLTNASSTPVDWSDNTNWSDGIPDFLSTANIDGNVNLTGFGSCRDLIMTSSTASNLTIKDTGKLTIFNDLNTLNSDNGDLNIESSLSSSGSLIYNGNFITGGKKIIYKRDYSSNWHLITSPVALENIENIIPDLATGTAPNIGLATYSNTFPGTNSTTGWQYYESSSTGGFELSKGYSLKRASAGTTTFIGFPFSANETIPITEGGNNSWNLVGNPFTSSIAVNNAANNTKNLLSKNAAELDPSFQALYFWDATKNSGAGGYEIINNASSSTFLVPGQGFFVHAKTGGGTFAFDDDMQFHTFVAKTFLKQANKSQNTTNTPEINILVNNGLNKKSTQIKYFDTATRGLDAGYDAGLLNINNNNGSSSNLNIYSHLLDNNQGVDFGLQCLPKDFENQIIPLGVDAVANTELTFTLNVNSLPTGIMVYIEDKVTNTITRLDQPQSEYKVTPTTNLSGIGRFYMRTSAQVLSVDDILLENTVSIYEANRVINISGLQANSKSVVQVYDLLGKIVMKKEILNEINTSIELSSSINNGIYIVKLKANEGTISKKILIE comes from the coding sequence ATGAAAACAAGAGTACTTTATGCTGTTATTTTTTTTGTATTTCTATCTGTAGATATAAATAGTCAAGATATTAGATTAGTAAGAGATTTTTTAGGAAATGATAATGGAGCAATAGGTTTAAATGGAGATGCTACAGGTGCAAGAGATGTTTTAGGTTTTAAAGCTGGTAATAAATTGTATACAACTTTTGGATCTGGGGGTAATGTTGTGAGATATTTAGAAATAGATGAATCTTTAAATATTGATGTTGTAACACAGGCTAATACTAATGCAATTAAACCGAGGCCAACAGGTGAAGTATTTTTATACAATTCATTAAATGATAAAACTATTATAACTGGTAATAATGTAGGAAGTGGAGCTATAAATTCTCGATTATTTTTGAATCTACCAGCTCTTGGAGATAATTTTCAGGCTAGAACAGAGTTAACAGTCAATATAGATGATTGGCAGAATTTATATTACGAAGAGACTGGTGATATCGTTTTCTTTTCATCAGCCCGAGATACAGGTTTTGGTAGAGAACTTTATTCTATAACTGTTATTAACAATGCAAACTCAATAATTACAAGACTTACTGATGTAAATAACAGTACAGGTAATTCAGACCCAGAAAATATAATTAGACCAAATAATAATCAAGATGTTGTACTTTTTTCTGCAACAGATGGCACAAATAGAGAGTTATATCAAACGAATTATAGTTTGAATACAACAGTAAAAGTGCTATATCAAGGTCAGCCCGTAAGAAATACTTCTGAATTTGTTAAAGTTGATGGAACATCATTATTCTATTTTTCTGGAGCAGACTCAAATGGTGATAGAGAATTATATGAATATGATACAACTGCAAATTCTGGAAGTGGAGCAATTACCAACAAATATAATTTAGGAAGTGTAAGTAATACAAACCCTTCTCCAACAAATATTACAGCTTTTACTTTTTCAGGAGGTGTAGGTAATTTTCTAGCTATGAGTGGAAGTCCAGATAATTCTGGTAGAAGTCAACTTATTACTTTTGATATTAGTTCTAAAACATCAAATAGTATTACTTTAAGAACTAATGGAAATGCTAATCCTCGAAATTTTACTTTTGTAAATAATAAATTATATTTTGTTTTTGAAATTGCTAACGGTAATACCCATATAGGAAATTCTATTTTAGGCTCTTCACAAGTTGCTGGTTCTGGAGATGGTACTAATAATATAAGTGATTTGACAGTTTATAATGATAATTTATATTATGTAGTTTCAAATACATTAAGAAAAATTGAAACAAGTAATGATGCCGTTACTACAATCTCTTATAATTCTTCATCAGATATAAGTGAAGTCGCAGGTATTTTAGGAGTTCAATCCTATAAAATTTTAATGACTGTAAAGTTAGCATCAACGGGTCATTTTGAAATGGGAGCATATGCAGATAATTTTACAACCACATTAACAAATGCTTCTTCAACACCTGTAGATTGGTCAGATAACACAAATTGGTCAGATGGTATACCAGATTTTTTAAGTACCGCAAATATTGATGGAAATGTTAACTTAACAGGTTTTGGTTCTTGTAGAGATCTAATAATGACATCATCTACTGCATCAAACTTAACAATTAAAGACACTGGTAAATTAACAATTTTTAATGATTTAAATACTTTAAATTCTGATAATGGAGATTTAAATATAGAGTCCAGTTTAAGTTCATCTGGCTCTTTAATTTATAATGGTAATTTTATTACAGGTGGTAAAAAAATAATTTATAAAAGAGACTATTCCTCTAATTGGCATTTAATTACAAGTCCTGTAGCTTTAGAAAATATAGAAAATATCATTCCAGATTTAGCAACAGGTACAGCCCCTAATATTGGTTTAGCCACTTACAGTAATACTTTTCCTGGGACAAACTCAACAACTGGTTGGCAGTATTATGAGTCATCTTCTACTGGAGGTTTTGAGTTGTCAAAAGGGTATTCTTTGAAAAGAGCATCAGCGGGTACAACTACTTTTATTGGTTTTCCTTTTAGTGCAAACGAAACGATACCAATTACAGAAGGTGGTAATAATAGCTGGAATTTAGTAGGTAACCCATTTACTTCTTCAATAGCAGTAAACAATGCAGCAAATAATACTAAAAATTTATTATCTAAAAATGCAGCAGAATTAGACCCAAGTTTTCAAGCATTATATTTTTGGGATGCTACAAAAAACAGTGGTGCAGGTGGTTATGAAATTATTAATAATGCTTCATCATCTACTTTTTTAGTTCCAGGTCAAGGTTTCTTTGTGCATGCAAAAACTGGTGGTGGTACTTTTGCTTTTGATGATGATATGCAGTTTCATACGTTTGTAGCAAAAACTTTTTTAAAACAGGCTAACAAATCTCAAAATACTACAAATACTCCAGAAATAAATATTTTAGTTAATAATGGACTAAATAAAAAATCTACACAAATTAAATATTTTGATACTGCAACAAGAGGTTTAGATGCTGGTTATGATGCAGGTTTGCTAAATATTAATAATAATAATGGGTCATCATCAAACTTAAATATTTACTCTCATTTATTAGATAATAATCAAGGGGTTGATTTCGGTTTACAATGTTTGCCAAAAGATTTTGAGAATCAAATTATTCCACTTGGTGTAGATGCTGTAGCAAATACAGAGTTAACATTTACATTAAACGTAAATAGTCTTCCAACTGGAATAATGGTCTATATAGAAGATAAAGTTACAAATACAATTACACGTTTAGACCAACCACAAAGTGAATATAAAGTTACACCAACAACAAATTTATCTGGAATTGGTAGGTTTTATATGCGCACTTCTGCGCAAGTTTTGAGTGTAGATGATATCTTACTTGAAAATACAGTAAGTATTTATGAAGCAAACAGAGTTATAAATATTTCAGGATTGCAAGCAAATTCAAAGTCTGTAGTTCAAGTTTATGATTTATTAGGGAAGATTGTTATGAAAAAAGAAATTCTAAATGAAATAAATACAAGTATAGAGTTGTCAAGCTCTATAAATAATGGAATTTATATTGTTAAGTTAAAGGCTAATGAAGGAACTATTTCTAAAAAAATATTAATTGAATAA
- a CDS encoding peptidase — MKFKQKNIIKIVHFLFLFPLTLLGQANIDYKVFYSDNLEKDGLKVQISFTSKKVSDSTYFRYSNQFWGETNLLNCLKIIQKENPSYTFKVIADENRIVVYHPESKNISFTYHIIQDIKSIGSKAKNRPLVQDNYFHVLGESLFIVPEELYEEDVNDPEIIVNIKWLNFPKDFVIHNTFGSQQLHQTLKIKLWSEFYYSLFVGGDYRIKSFKYLEKPIHFAIRGKWLGTYTDDSIFKALEKAIKTQRAFWNDNNFDYYTFIMTPTKTHTDSLYKKRNTTGTALNNGFFIQASNSIYNDLHTIKYMFNHEMNHEWIGVKIKNKHKELNYWFSEGFTEYYTFKNALRSGDLTLNEWVKEFNLFIIKKHWKNPEKNKPNYIIKDNFWKSKNFEKIPYRRGAIFAFWVDNQIIKKSNYTKSLDDVMRDVLNICTTQNRKFTDELFLEIVEKYLDKDISYFFQKYIINGEDILFKNKELIDGFKIEYVDKIPQIIINNKTYNNYIF; from the coding sequence ATGAAATTCAAGCAAAAAAATATAATTAAAATTGTTCATTTTTTATTCTTATTTCCACTAACTTTATTGGGTCAAGCTAACATAGATTATAAAGTGTTTTACTCTGATAATCTCGAAAAAGATGGATTGAAAGTGCAAATTTCATTTACATCAAAAAAAGTTTCTGACTCGACTTATTTTCGATATTCTAATCAATTTTGGGGTGAAACTAACCTTTTAAACTGTTTAAAAATAATTCAAAAAGAAAATCCAAGCTATACATTTAAGGTTATTGCGGATGAGAATAGAATTGTTGTGTATCATCCAGAATCTAAAAATATTTCTTTTACATATCACATAATTCAAGATATAAAAAGCATAGGTTCAAAAGCAAAAAACAGACCTTTGGTTCAAGATAATTATTTTCATGTTTTAGGAGAAAGCCTATTTATAGTACCCGAAGAATTATATGAAGAAGATGTTAATGATCCAGAAATTATAGTAAATATTAAATGGTTAAATTTTCCTAAAGATTTTGTAATTCATAACACCTTTGGTTCACAACAATTACATCAAACTTTAAAAATTAAATTGTGGAGCGAATTTTATTATTCCTTATTTGTGGGTGGAGATTACAGAATTAAATCATTTAAATATTTAGAAAAACCAATCCATTTTGCAATTAGAGGAAAATGGTTGGGAACATATACAGATGACAGTATTTTTAAAGCGTTAGAAAAAGCCATTAAAACACAAAGAGCTTTTTGGAACGATAATAATTTTGATTATTACACCTTTATTATGACACCTACAAAAACTCATACAGATAGTCTTTATAAAAAACGAAATACCACAGGAACTGCTTTAAATAATGGTTTTTTTATACAGGCTTCAAATAGCATTTATAATGATTTACATACTATAAAATATATGTTTAATCATGAAATGAATCATGAATGGATTGGTGTTAAAATTAAAAACAAACACAAAGAATTAAATTATTGGTTTAGCGAAGGTTTTACAGAATATTACACATTTAAAAATGCTTTAAGAAGTGGAGATTTGACTTTAAATGAATGGGTAAAAGAATTTAACCTATTTATTATAAAAAAACATTGGAAAAATCCAGAGAAAAACAAACCCAATTATATTATAAAAGATAACTTTTGGAAGAGTAAGAACTTTGAAAAAATACCATACAGAAGAGGAGCTATTTTTGCGTTTTGGGTAGATAATCAAATTATTAAAAAAAGTAATTACACAAAATCTTTAGATGATGTAATGCGAGATGTTTTAAATATTTGCACAACCCAAAATCGAAAATTCACTGATGAGTTATTTTTAGAAATTGTTGAGAAATATCTTGATAAAGATATTAGCTACTTTTTCCAGAAATATATTATAAATGGAGAAGATATTTTATTTAAAAATAAAGAATTAATTGATGGTTTTAAAATTGAATATGTTGATAAAATTCCTCAAATAATAATTAATAATAAAACCTACAATAATTACATATTTTAA